From Roseofilum reptotaenium CS-1145, a single genomic window includes:
- a CDS encoding DUF928 domain-containing protein, giving the protein MKKNTFLSGTTRKLATLTFLAILGWHSGSTALPKPSFEIAQAFNPPRRGAPPRTSDAGTRGCSVSEGNNQPLTALVPVKDLALTLESHPTLFWYVPHAEGKMLKFTLMDKNDTTIIYEKALPAPSESGIVSIRLSKEEAEGLKNNELYHWYLSLVCDPQDRTGDIIVDGWIERIEASDPLKAQIQQASPEALPKIYAESGIWHDALSAMAQLYDRHPQDGAIANQWETLLRSVQLDAFAQSQLLSSSESE; this is encoded by the coding sequence GTGAAAAAAAATACTTTTTTGTCAGGAACAACCCGTAAACTAGCCACCTTAACTTTCTTGGCAATTCTGGGTTGGCACAGTGGATCTACTGCCCTCCCTAAACCCAGTTTTGAAATTGCCCAAGCCTTTAATCCTCCAAGAAGAGGAGCACCCCCCAGAACCTCAGATGCAGGAACTCGTGGCTGTAGTGTTTCTGAAGGGAATAACCAACCCTTAACCGCTTTAGTTCCTGTCAAAGATTTAGCCTTAACTTTAGAAAGCCATCCTACCCTCTTCTGGTATGTGCCTCATGCTGAAGGTAAAATGCTGAAATTCACCTTGATGGACAAAAACGACACAACAATTATCTACGAGAAAGCACTGCCTGCTCCTTCTGAATCGGGAATTGTCAGTATCCGCTTATCGAAAGAGGAAGCAGAAGGACTCAAAAACAATGAACTCTACCATTGGTATTTATCCTTGGTTTGCGATCCTCAAGACCGTACGGGTGATATAATTGTAGATGGTTGGATAGAACGTATTGAAGCAAGCGACCCTCTAAAAGCCCAAATTCAACAAGCTAGTCCAGAAGCTCTCCCCAAGATTTATGCTGAGTCAGGTATTTGGCATGACGCGCTATCAGCGATGGCTCAACTCTACGATCGCCATCCCCAAGATGGGGCGATCGCCAACCAATGGGAAACGTTGCTCCGCTCTGTTCAACTCGATGCATTTGCCCAAAGCCAACTCCTTTCATCGAGTGAATCCGAGTAA
- the gor gene encoding glutathione-disulfide reductase: MSYDFDLFVIGAGSGGIASARRAAEYGAKVGIAEFDRLGGTCVNRGCIPKKLMVYASHFPSLFEESQGYGWSPVESHLDWTKMITAVNGEVDRLNGVYQRMLDKSEVKVYQGYAEFVDPHTLKIGEDTVTADKILIAVGGKPVKPDIPGIEHTLISDQIFQIAEQPKRVVILGGGYIGVEFACILHGLGTEVTEVIRREHILHGFDEDIRTHIQSEMERHGVRVLNKSVIKQVEKTDAGLAVTIARENEEEIVIADAVGISATGRKPNLEKLGLDKVGITVEKGAIAVDANSRTNIEHIYAVGDCTDRVNLTPVAIGEGRAFSDTHFGGKSRQMSYDNIPTAVFSNPEAGTVGLTEEEARAQYGDKVKIYRAKFRPLYHTVSGQEDRTLMKLVVNEETDKVLGAHMVGEHAGEIIQGVAIALKMGATKANFDATVGIHPSSAEEFVTMR; the protein is encoded by the coding sequence ATGAGTTACGATTTCGATTTATTTGTCATTGGTGCCGGTTCAGGGGGTATTGCCAGTGCTAGACGTGCCGCCGAATATGGCGCTAAGGTGGGAATTGCTGAATTCGATCGCCTGGGGGGAACCTGCGTGAACCGAGGCTGTATTCCCAAAAAACTAATGGTGTACGCTTCCCATTTTCCCAGTTTGTTTGAAGAGAGCCAAGGCTACGGCTGGAGTCCGGTGGAAAGTCACCTAGATTGGACGAAAATGATTACCGCCGTGAATGGGGAAGTCGATCGCCTGAATGGGGTGTATCAGAGAATGTTAGATAAGTCTGAGGTAAAAGTATACCAGGGATATGCTGAGTTTGTCGATCCCCATACCCTGAAAATTGGTGAAGATACAGTAACGGCGGATAAAATCCTGATTGCCGTGGGAGGCAAACCGGTTAAACCCGATATTCCGGGAATTGAACATACCTTAATTTCCGATCAAATTTTCCAGATCGCGGAGCAACCGAAACGGGTGGTGATTTTAGGGGGTGGCTATATTGGCGTAGAGTTTGCCTGTATTCTCCATGGACTGGGAACGGAAGTGACGGAAGTGATCCGTCGGGAGCATATTCTTCATGGCTTCGATGAGGATATTCGCACCCATATTCAATCGGAAATGGAGCGCCATGGTGTCCGAGTTTTAAATAAGAGTGTGATTAAGCAGGTGGAAAAAACGGACGCAGGACTGGCGGTGACGATTGCGCGAGAAAATGAGGAGGAAATCGTTATTGCTGATGCGGTGGGAATCTCGGCGACGGGACGCAAACCCAATTTAGAGAAATTAGGGTTAGATAAAGTAGGGATAACCGTGGAAAAAGGGGCGATCGCCGTTGATGCTAATAGTCGCACCAACATCGAACATATCTACGCTGTTGGAGACTGTACAGATCGGGTAAATTTAACCCCGGTTGCCATTGGAGAAGGTCGCGCTTTTTCTGATACCCATTTTGGGGGGAAATCTCGGCAAATGAGTTATGATAATATACCGACTGCTGTCTTTTCTAATCCTGAAGCAGGAACTGTAGGCTTGACGGAAGAAGAAGCTCGCGCTCAGTATGGTGATAAGGTTAAAATTTACCGTGCCAAATTTAGACCCCTTTATCATACTGTGAGTGGCCAAGAAGACCGTACATTAATGAAATTGGTAGTTAATGAGGAAACGGATAAAGTATTAGGAGCGCATATGGTAGGAGAACATGCGGGAGAAATTATCCAAGGCGTGGCGATCGCTCTGAAAATGGGAGCCACTAAAGCCAACTTTGATGCTACAGTTGGCATCCACCCCAGTTCAGCCGAAGAATTTGTCACCATGCGTTAG
- a CDS encoding DUF4160 domain-containing protein gives MPTVLRFEAYRFYFYSHEPNEPPHIHVDRDNQSAKFWLSRVSLAKNIGFSAKELRKIQSIVESHQEQFLEAWYEYFDS, from the coding sequence GTGCCAACTGTTTTAAGATTTGAAGCTTATCGCTTTTATTTTTATAGTCATGAGCCGAATGAACCACCCCATATTCACGTTGATAGAGATAATCAATCAGCTAAATTCTGGTTATCTCGTGTATCATTGGCAAAAAATATTGGCTTTAGTGCTAAAGAGTTAAGGAAAATTCAATCCATTGTAGAATCTCATCAGGAACAATTTTTAGAGGCATGGTATGAATACTTTGATAGTTGA
- a CDS encoding DUF2442 domain-containing protein codes for MNTLIVETDIRVNQVLIHDDSFSVELMDGRTITVPLAWFPRLLSATSEQLQNWEICGGGYGIHWEDIDEDISTEGLLRGAAAPRRSSPV; via the coding sequence ATGAATACTTTGATAGTTGAAACGGATATTCGTGTCAACCAAGTTCTTATTCATGATGATTCCTTTAGTGTGGAATTGATGGATGGACGAACGATTACTGTTCCCTTAGCTTGGTTTCCTCGTCTTTTAAGTGCCACTTCTGAGCAGTTACAAAACTGGGAAATTTGTGGCGGTGGGTATGGAATTCACTGGGAAGATATCGATGAAGATATCAGTACTGAAGGATTGTTACGTGGTGCTGCTGCTCCTCGTCGTTCTTCTCCTGTTTGA
- a CDS encoding GUN4 domain-containing protein yields the protein MTSSPFPTLNLNLNPPPGDDLKSERGVDYTRLQRLLQQQRWKDADEESCRRILEAVKRKKEEWLRVKDLRNFSRTDLRSIDRLWVKYSKGQFGFSVQKQIWLDLGGKL from the coding sequence GTGACTAGTTCTCCTTTTCCTACACTAAACTTAAATCTAAATCCGCCCCCAGGGGATGATTTAAAGTCAGAGCGAGGGGTGGACTATACTCGGTTGCAGAGACTGTTGCAGCAGCAGAGATGGAAAGACGCGGATGAGGAAAGCTGCCGCAGGATACTCGAAGCGGTGAAACGGAAAAAAGAGGAGTGGTTGCGTGTTAAAGACTTAAGAAATTTTTCGCGCACTGACTTGAGAAGCATTGACCGATTATGGGTGAAATATAGTAAGGGTCAATTTGGTTTTAGCGTGCAAAAGCAGATTTGGCTTGACTTGGGAGGAAAGCTATAG
- the tatC gene encoding twin-arginine translocase subunit TatC, whose protein sequence is MTVETETPTPLPAVDPLDELPDDVEMSLFDHLEELRQRFFYALIAVAIAVVGCFVLVKPIVQFLEIPAGNVKFLQLAPGEYFFVSLKVAGYSGIILATPAILYQIIQFVLPGLTRRERRLVLPVVVGSSVLFLTGLLFAQMVLIPAALNFFITYGAEVVEQAWSIDRYFEFVLLLMFSTGLAFQVPVIQVLLSVLGLVSSQQMLAGWRYVVMGGVLLGAILTPSTDPVTQSLLAGAVLGLYFGGVGLVKAIGR, encoded by the coding sequence ATGACTGTAGAGACCGAAACACCAACTCCATTGCCTGCTGTAGATCCTCTGGATGAATTGCCCGATGATGTGGAAATGTCGTTGTTTGACCATTTGGAAGAACTACGGCAACGGTTTTTCTATGCCTTGATTGCGGTGGCGATCGCCGTGGTAGGCTGTTTTGTGTTAGTCAAGCCGATTGTACAATTCCTGGAAATTCCCGCAGGAAATGTGAAGTTTTTACAATTAGCTCCGGGAGAATACTTCTTTGTTTCCCTGAAAGTGGCCGGCTATAGTGGTATCATTCTGGCTACTCCGGCGATTCTCTATCAAATTATCCAATTTGTTCTCCCTGGACTGACGCGCAGAGAGCGGCGCTTAGTGCTGCCAGTGGTAGTGGGATCGAGTGTCTTATTTCTCACTGGGCTGCTGTTTGCCCAAATGGTGTTAATTCCCGCAGCGCTGAACTTTTTTATCACCTATGGCGCGGAAGTCGTTGAGCAAGCCTGGTCAATTGACCGCTATTTTGAGTTTGTATTGCTGCTGATGTTTAGTACCGGATTGGCGTTTCAAGTCCCCGTCATTCAAGTACTATTGAGTGTCTTAGGACTCGTTTCATCGCAACAAATGCTTGCCGGATGGCGCTATGTGGTGATGGGAGGCGTACTCCTTGGCGCTATCCTGACTCCCTCTACCGATCCGGTGACGCAAAGTTTACTCGCGGGAGCCGTTTTAGGGCTGTATTTTGGGGGTGTTGGGTTAGTAAAGGCGATCGGTCGTTAA
- a CDS encoding lamin tail domain-containing protein — translation MEVVLSKILYKGEIKGSQSDEYIEIANYGDGSADLSGWKVASSGTNQEFTFPEGTALASGKKCRVYTNQINQESGGFSFEHKSALWNDLGSTGKLFDDQGNEVSSISYSSNGKVAISEIGYKGQIKGSQSDEYIAIANHSDKSADLSGWKVLSSGRNKEFIFPESTSLASSQTVRVYTDQINQESGGFSFEYKSALWNDQGGTGKLFDAQGNEVSSYSYQNSN, via the coding sequence ATGGAAGTTGTATTAAGCAAGATTCTTTATAAGGGTGAAATCAAAGGGTCTCAATCCGATGAATATATTGAGATCGCCAATTATGGAGATGGAAGTGCGGATTTATCGGGTTGGAAAGTTGCTTCATCAGGAACCAACCAAGAATTTACTTTTCCCGAAGGGACAGCTTTAGCCTCGGGTAAAAAATGCCGGGTATATACCAATCAAATTAATCAAGAGTCCGGTGGATTTAGTTTTGAACATAAAAGTGCCCTCTGGAACGATCTAGGAAGTACAGGAAAACTCTTTGATGACCAAGGCAATGAAGTCTCTAGTATTTCTTATTCATCCAATGGTAAAGTGGCGATCTCCGAAATTGGCTATAAAGGCCAGATCAAAGGATCTCAATCTGATGAATATATTGCGATCGCCAATCATAGCGATAAAAGTGCTGATTTATCAGGCTGGAAGGTTCTTTCCTCCGGCAGAAATAAAGAATTTATCTTTCCTGAAAGCACATCTTTAGCCTCTAGTCAAACCGTACGAGTCTATACGGATCAAATCAATCAAGAGTCCGGGGGATTTAGTTTTGAGTACAAAAGTGCCCTCTGGAACGATCAAGGGGGTACGGGAAAACTCTTTGACGCTCAAGGAAATGAGGTTTCCAGTTATAGCTATCAAAATTCTAATTAA
- a CDS encoding DUF1517 domain-containing protein, whose amino-acid sequence MRLNANLRFLVTTIVLWLMIQGVPISVSASLLNTEFEIGTEAVAKRSGGRSRGGSFGSSSGGRSRSGGNRSRSSGSSASGGSSRPRSSGSSSSSTNRSGSSSSSTPSLQKSPTSTPRSQPRPSVAPNSSNSNSTGGRIRGGSFAPPPPPLHSAPPPPPPPGHAAPPPPRPVIPVPVPVPISGDRRPAEDVVPRTDPPPHSPEPPPPGSHLEPHQPLNHAPPPPHRHRRPDPGRSGAYASHHHSRANWMGFVLWLLIIGGVVFIAYLIFTRRSPGNELDNDIVTVSKLQVALLAPEGDLQQQLTQLTFNGDTETPEGLIDMLQEGALALMRRSDRWCYVSSSSQTVNSREEAQQLFEQLSLEERSKFTSETLVNVNGAVQEKLAALSQEFSTPGSYVVVTFLVGTADDQPLFKDIQTPESLREVLGRLGAISPDYLLVFELLWSPQEESANLSSDELLTSYSHMIPL is encoded by the coding sequence ATGCGTCTTAATGCTAATTTAAGGTTTTTGGTCACGACGATCGTCTTGTGGTTGATGATTCAAGGGGTTCCGATTTCGGTATCTGCATCATTGCTGAATACGGAGTTTGAGATCGGTACGGAAGCAGTGGCGAAAAGGAGTGGGGGGCGATCGCGAGGCGGATCGTTTGGTTCTAGCTCTGGGGGGCGATCGCGATCGGGTGGTAATCGCTCTCGTTCTAGCGGTTCTAGCGCTAGTGGGGGTTCTTCACGCCCTCGGTCTTCAGGTAGTTCGAGCAGTTCTACTAACCGCTCTGGCAGTTCATCAAGTTCTACACCGTCTCTACAGAAATCTCCAACCTCAACGCCTCGTTCTCAGCCTAGACCTTCAGTTGCCCCAAATTCTTCCAATAGCAATAGTACAGGGGGACGGATACGGGGGGGATCGTTTGCCCCCCCGCCCCCTCCACTGCATTCTGCTCCACCACCACCTCCTCCTCCAGGTCATGCTGCACCACCTCCCCCAAGACCGGTTATTCCCGTTCCTGTTCCTGTGCCCATATCGGGCGATCGCCGCCCTGCTGAGGATGTTGTTCCCAGAACCGATCCCCCCCCTCATTCTCCTGAACCACCACCTCCTGGTAGCCATCTAGAACCACATCAGCCCTTAAATCATGCCCCTCCTCCTCCTCATCGGCATCGCAGGCCCGACCCGGGCAGGAGTGGCGCTTATGCCAGTCATCATCATTCGCGAGCCAACTGGATGGGCTTTGTGCTGTGGTTGCTCATTATTGGGGGCGTTGTATTTATTGCTTATTTAATTTTCACTCGTCGTTCTCCTGGTAATGAGTTGGACAATGATATTGTGACGGTGAGTAAGTTACAAGTGGCTCTGTTGGCTCCAGAAGGCGATCTTCAACAGCAGTTAACTCAGTTAACGTTCAATGGGGATACCGAAACGCCAGAGGGATTGATAGATATGTTGCAAGAGGGAGCATTGGCTCTCATGCGAAGGAGCGATCGCTGGTGTTATGTTTCTTCCAGTTCTCAAACCGTTAACTCTCGCGAAGAAGCACAACAGTTATTTGAACAACTCTCTCTAGAGGAAAGGAGTAAATTCACCTCCGAAACCTTAGTGAATGTTAACGGTGCAGTCCAAGAAAAACTCGCCGCTTTAAGTCAGGAATTCTCCACTCCCGGTTCTTATGTCGTCGTCACCTTCCTAGTGGGAACCGCCGACGATCAACCTCTATTTAAGGATATCCAAACTCCAGAATCTTTAAGAGAAGTATTAGGACGTTTAGGTGCTATTTCTCCCGACTATCTCCTCGTGTTTGAATTACTGTGGAGTCCCCAAGAAGAAAGTGCTAACTTATCGAGTGATGAACTCCTAACTTCCTACAGCCATATGATTCCGTTATAG
- a CDS encoding NCS2 family permease, translating to MSADQEQSQSNSSSLLERMGAFFQWESLNTSWQTEVLAGATTFITMAYILVVNPDILSNAIFLQESRDLFGELVIATAFSAAIASLIMGCYAKYPFALAPGMGLNAYFAFSIVLRLGIDWRVALTAVFLEGLIFIGLTLSNIRAQMVTAIPACIKQSTAAGIGLFITYIGLKNGGLIVGDQITITTLGELNSPVTLMAIFGILITSAFMVRRIRGALLLGILATAILAWILGVAPLPSGILAFPQWPSDLFGQAFVGLANLNQIPFWELLAILFVLLFVDLFDTVGTLAGIGMKAGLINDRGELPRASQAFMADAVGTTMGAILGTSTVTTYIESASGISEGGRSGFTSVVCALLFALSIFFIPLISGIPPFATAPALVIIGVLMMGSVRSIHWDDPAESIPSFLTLVFIPLSFSIAEGLAIGFITYPLLKSFQGKMHEVAPAVWAIAAIFTLRFVLMALQIGG from the coding sequence ATGAGTGCAGACCAAGAACAATCTCAGTCTAATTCCTCATCTTTATTAGAAAGGATGGGTGCATTCTTCCAATGGGAGAGTTTGAATACAAGTTGGCAGACGGAAGTTTTAGCCGGAGCGACGACATTTATTACCATGGCCTATATTTTGGTCGTCAATCCTGATATTCTGTCGAACGCCATTTTTTTACAAGAGAGTCGCGATTTATTTGGGGAATTGGTCATTGCTACGGCCTTCTCAGCAGCGATCGCCTCTTTAATCATGGGATGCTATGCAAAATACCCCTTTGCCCTCGCTCCAGGCATGGGATTGAACGCCTATTTTGCCTTCTCCATTGTCCTCAGACTTGGCATTGATTGGCGAGTTGCCTTAACCGCAGTTTTTCTCGAAGGGCTGATTTTTATCGGTTTAACGCTCTCCAATATTCGCGCTCAGATGGTAACGGCCATTCCCGCTTGTATTAAGCAATCTACCGCTGCTGGAATTGGCTTATTTATTACTTATATTGGACTCAAAAATGGTGGATTAATCGTCGGCGATCAAATCACCATAACCACTTTAGGAGAATTAAATAGTCCCGTCACCTTAATGGCTATTTTCGGAATCCTGATTACCTCCGCATTTATGGTACGACGAATTCGGGGAGCGTTGCTATTAGGAATCTTGGCTACCGCCATTTTAGCCTGGATTTTGGGTGTTGCCCCCTTACCAAGCGGTATTCTCGCCTTTCCCCAATGGCCGAGTGATTTATTCGGTCAAGCCTTTGTTGGATTGGCAAACCTGAATCAAATCCCCTTTTGGGAACTGTTAGCCATTCTATTTGTTCTCCTATTTGTTGATTTATTTGATACTGTAGGAACCCTGGCCGGCATTGGCATGAAAGCGGGTTTAATTAATGACCGAGGAGAACTTCCCCGAGCCAGTCAAGCATTTATGGCTGATGCCGTTGGCACGACCATGGGCGCAATTTTAGGGACATCAACTGTAACCACTTACATCGAGTCAGCTTCGGGAATTTCCGAGGGAGGGAGATCGGGATTTACCTCCGTGGTTTGTGCCCTATTGTTTGCACTCTCCATCTTCTTTATTCCCCTGATTTCCGGCATTCCTCCCTTTGCCACTGCACCCGCGTTGGTCATTATTGGCGTGTTGATGATGGGCAGTGTACGCTCTATCCATTGGGATGATCCAGCCGAATCTATCCCTTCATTCTTGACATTAGTTTTTATACCTCTTAGTTTCTCGATCGCCGAAGGTTTGGCGATCGGATTTATCACCTATCCGTTGCTCAAATCCTTTCAAGGTAAAATGCACGAAGTTGCTCCTGCGGTATGGGCGATCGCAGCTATCTTTACTCTACGGTTTGTGTTAATGGCGCTACAGATTGGAGGGTAA
- a CDS encoding DUF1823 family protein — MSDLPPLTDETIWAIVDETLENSLEDQRVNELVWYHLGYRYNSDNQTWDISQASDDWGEVYPEPPDFIDSRPATLKLTRSIPPENKQLLKQELGFKGYKIGEFGPRQTRRATMANWLLSYRKLQPPIQS; from the coding sequence ATGTCTGATTTACCCCCACTTACCGATGAAACCATTTGGGCAATTGTGGATGAAACCCTAGAAAATAGCCTAGAAGATCAAAGGGTTAATGAATTAGTATGGTATCATTTGGGCTATCGTTATAATTCAGATAACCAAACTTGGGATATCAGCCAAGCGAGCGATGATTGGGGTGAAGTTTATCCGGAACCTCCTGATTTTATAGATTCTCGTCCAGCAACCCTAAAGTTAACTCGCTCTATCCCTCCAGAAAATAAACAACTGCTGAAACAGGAATTAGGATTTAAAGGATATAAAATTGGTGAATTTGGCCCACGACAAACTCGACGAGCAACGATGGCAAATTGGTTGCTGAGTTATCGGAAACTTCAGCCACCTATCCAATCTTAA